One segment of Nostoc piscinale CENA21 DNA contains the following:
- a CDS encoding NB-ARC domain-containing protein has protein sequence MARPPSKGPEIQKRVKRLLEALLCFVAGEIEEDNLKIEYDWKEEDSVNPKLTIKTTLVTLELLTQKDEHPGKLTKTQIREALNLLKDFVKILEDNRIQTKGSDDWHFTLKLWSRDREKNLKQFDEVWEKNRPNKSKLANSSPNLSPLDVPPSLVGKGARGLGQIQIFQAPPLPTHFVERPEYSDDLKTRLLRGNQTLVITAIHGLGSVGKSTLAAALAYDAEIQTQFCDGILWATLGQQPDVLSLLSGWVQALGDYSFKPTSVEATVSQLRTLLYDKAVLLVVDDAWNTQDAQAFKVGGARCQVLVTTREGAIADALAASIYNLDIMTDTQAMELLRKKLGREITGKERLSAANLAKGVGYLPLALELAAAQVADGITWDELLADIQLEVARLRSFDRPEAEEITDEASLKRLSLTASLNLSIKRMPPIKQQHFAWLGVLPEDVNINKMMAATLWGINEREAAKTLQYFRNKALLLTGVPLADGTPTYRLHDLFHDLACNLLTAPLLENPSPNSVHTNHQIPLNPPSKGGLKENFHHFQGGLGGLGLKLADAHAVFLEKYRQKTHNNLWHTLPNDGYIHQHLVWHLEKAAQIEQIHQLLREESATGNNGWYEVREKLGQTGGYITDISRAWELAEANWTEATLPQIVGLQCRYGLITASLNSLAANLPVELLVALVKNNFWTAEQGLAYALQKPEPEEKVKAIAKLVNYLPPNLEKLALSEALSAARSIQDERYRADALRALAGKLPELLPEALSTARSIQSESYRTFALRAIADKLPPELLPEALSAARSIRSEKYCADALRAIADKLPPELLPEALSTARSLQDESYRACALRAIVNKLPPELFPEALSTARSIQDESYRVSALRAIADKLPEVLPEALSAARSIQSESSRASALKALADKLPPELLPEALSAARSIQSESYRASALSSLASSLSQMPYAELLPLWQETIHYLSLHTRPNLLSPHPP, from the coding sequence ATGGCGCGACCACCTAGTAAAGGCCCGGAAATTCAAAAGCGAGTCAAGCGTCTATTAGAGGCGTTGCTTTGTTTCGTTGCTGGGGAAATTGAAGAAGATAACTTGAAGATTGAGTACGACTGGAAAGAAGAAGACAGTGTTAACCCCAAGCTGACGATAAAAACAACCCTCGTAACGTTGGAGTTGCTGACGCAAAAAGACGAACATCCCGGTAAGTTAACTAAAACCCAAATTCGAGAAGCACTGAACTTACTCAAAGATTTTGTCAAAATTCTGGAAGATAACCGTATTCAAACCAAGGGTTCCGATGATTGGCACTTTACTTTAAAGCTATGGTCGAGGGATAGAGAAAAGAATCTTAAACAGTTTGATGAGGTATGGGAAAAGAACAGACCAAATAAATCGAAATTAGCAAACTCTTCTCCAAACCTCTCCCCCTTAGATGTTCCCCCTTCCCTCGTAGGGAAGGGGGCTAGGGGGTTAGGTCAAATACAGATATTTCAAGCTCCACCTTTACCCACACACTTTGTAGAACGCCCAGAATACAGCGATGATTTAAAAACTCGCCTCCTCAGAGGTAATCAAACTTTAGTCATTACCGCTATTCACGGTTTGGGTTCTGTAGGTAAATCTACCTTAGCCGCAGCTTTAGCTTATGATGCAGAAATTCAAACGCAGTTTTGTGATGGCATATTATGGGCAACACTAGGTCAACAACCAGATGTCTTATCTTTGCTGAGTGGTTGGGTGCAAGCATTAGGAGACTATAGTTTTAAACCTACCAGTGTAGAAGCAACTGTCTCGCAATTGCGGACTTTGCTGTATGACAAAGCCGTGTTGCTGGTGGTAGATGATGCTTGGAATACGCAAGATGCCCAAGCGTTTAAGGTTGGTGGGGCGCGTTGTCAAGTTTTAGTAACCACCCGTGAAGGAGCAATTGCTGATGCTTTAGCCGCCAGCATCTACAACCTGGATATCATGACAGATACTCAGGCGATGGAACTGTTAAGAAAGAAATTAGGGCGGGAAATTACAGGTAAAGAGCGTTTATCTGCCGCAAATTTAGCCAAAGGCGTTGGTTATCTCCCCTTAGCATTGGAACTTGCAGCCGCCCAAGTTGCAGATGGTATAACTTGGGATGAACTATTGGCGGATATTCAGCTAGAGGTAGCCAGATTAAGAAGTTTTGACCGACCAGAAGCAGAAGAAATCACCGATGAGGCGAGTTTAAAACGCCTGAGTTTAACGGCATCATTAAACTTGAGTATTAAGCGAATGCCACCAATCAAACAGCAGCATTTTGCTTGGTTGGGGGTGTTACCCGAAGATGTCAATATTAATAAGATGATGGCGGCGACGCTGTGGGGAATAAATGAGCGTGAAGCTGCCAAGACATTGCAATATTTCCGCAATAAAGCATTGTTGTTAACAGGAGTACCGCTTGCTGATGGTACGCCTACCTATCGGTTGCATGACTTATTCCATGATTTAGCCTGTAATTTGTTAACTGCACCGTTATTAGAAAACCCCTCTCCAAACTCTGTACACACAAATCATCAGATCCCCCTAAATCCCCCTTCAAAAGGGGGACTTAAAGAAAATTTCCACCATTTTCAAGGGGGGCTAGGGGGGTTAGGTTTAAAGCTTGCTGATGCTCACGCTGTTTTCTTAGAGAAATATCGGCAAAAAACCCACAATAATTTATGGCATACCTTACCCAATGATGGTTACATTCATCAGCATTTAGTTTGGCATTTAGAAAAAGCAGCACAAATAGAACAAATTCACCAGTTATTGCGAGAAGAGTCGGCGACTGGCAATAATGGCTGGTATGAAGTGCGTGAGAAATTAGGGCAAACGGGCGGTTACATCACAGATATTTCTCGTGCTTGGGAATTAGCTGAAGCGAATTGGACTGAAGCAACTTTGCCTCAAATTGTAGGTTTGCAGTGTCGTTATGGTTTGATTACGGCTTCTTTGAATAGCTTGGCTGCTAATTTACCAGTAGAGTTGCTGGTGGCGTTAGTCAAAAACAACTTCTGGACTGCTGAACAAGGACTAGCTTATGCACTACAAAAACCAGAACCAGAAGAAAAAGTTAAAGCCATAGCAAAGTTAGTCAACTATCTACCGCCTAATTTAGAAAAACTAGCACTATCAGAAGCCCTGTCCGCCGCTCGGTCAATTCAGGATGAGAGGTATCGCGCCGATGCCCTGAGAGCCTTAGCCGGCAAACTGCCAGAGTTGTTACCAGAAGCCTTGTCCACCGCTCGGTCGATTCAGTCTGAGAGTTATCGCACCTTTGCCCTGAGAGCCATAGCTGACAAACTGCCACCTGAGTTGTTACCAGAAGCCCTGTCCGCCGCTCGGTCGATTCGGTCTGAGAAGTATTGTGCCGATGCCTTGAGAGCCATAGCCGACAAACTGCCACCTGAGTTGTTACCAGAAGCCCTGTCCACCGCTCGGTCGCTTCAGGATGAAAGCTATCGCGCCTGTGCCCTAAGAGCCATTGTCAACAAACTGCCACCTGAGTTGTTCCCAGAAGCTTTGTCCACTGCTCGGTCGATTCAGGATGAAAGCTATCGCGTCTCTGCTCTGAGAGCCATAGCCGACAAACTACCAGAGGTGTTACCAGAAGCCCTGTCCGCCGCTCGGTCGATTCAGTCTGAGAGTTCTCGTGCCTCTGCTCTGAAAGCCTTAGCCGACAAACTGCCACCTGAGTTATTACCAGAAGCCCTGTCCGCCGCTCGGTCGATTCAGTCTGAGAGTTATCGCGCCTCTGCCCTGAGTTCCTTAGCGTCTAGTCTGTCACAAATGCCATATGCTGAACTTTTGCCTCTTTGGCAAGAGACAATTCATTACTTATCTCTCCACACTCGCCCTAATTTACTATCCCCTCACCCCCCCTGA
- a CDS encoding glycosyltransferase family 39 protein gives MTNSRHYLGLIGAIALGAILRFWHLDLKPLWMDEVITAIFSLGKNYHDLPLDVLFPLQLVQEIFTFHPGVSCSQIATNVDTQSTHPPLFFCAMYRWLSWMTPLGTEWVTKLRSLPALFGVATIPAIYCLNRIAFSKSSGIIAALVMATSPFAVYLSQEARHYTAPMFFITLSLLGLMQIQRDIFERSRFRFWVWLSWTIVNILGFYVHYFFAFALIAEIATLIFISYRYQLHITTIKKIRLFLLISLTTIGISFLPLLLVIFNHAQRTETNWLPNPNYISPLYQTLINWILMLINLPVENQSLPVAIINVLIMVSFSIWTGRKVFQGLRFFII, from the coding sequence ATGACTAATAGTAGACATTATCTCGGTTTAATTGGGGCGATCGCCCTGGGTGCTATTTTGCGCTTTTGGCATTTAGATTTAAAACCTTTGTGGATGGATGAAGTGATTACTGCCATCTTTAGTTTAGGTAAAAATTATCATGATTTACCTTTAGATGTTTTATTTCCTTTACAACTTGTCCAGGAAATTTTTACTTTTCATCCTGGTGTCAGTTGTTCACAAATCGCCACTAATGTTGACACACAGTCTACCCACCCGCCTTTATTTTTCTGTGCGATGTATCGGTGGTTAAGTTGGATGACTCCTTTAGGAACAGAGTGGGTGACTAAATTGCGATCGCTTCCTGCTTTATTCGGTGTCGCTACAATCCCAGCGATATATTGCCTCAATCGCATTGCTTTTTCCAAGTCATCGGGAATTATCGCTGCTTTGGTGATGGCGACTTCCCCCTTTGCTGTCTACCTTTCCCAAGAAGCGAGACACTATACTGCGCCGATGTTTTTTATTACTTTATCGTTACTCGGCTTGATGCAAATTCAGCGAGATATCTTTGAGCGATCACGTTTCAGGTTTTGGGTTTGGTTATCTTGGACAATTGTGAATATTCTTGGTTTTTATGTCCACTATTTTTTTGCTTTCGCCTTGATTGCAGAAATTGCTACTTTAATATTTATAAGTTATCGATATCAACTTCATATTACAACTATCAAAAAAATCCGGCTATTTTTATTGATTTCTCTGACTACTATTGGCATTAGCTTTCTTCCTTTGTTATTGGTTATCTTCAATCATGCCCAGCGTACAGAAACAAATTGGTTGCCAAATCCTAACTACATTTCCCCCTTATATCAAACTTTAATTAACTGGATATTGATGCTAATTAATTTACCGGTAGAAAATCAATCTCTGCCCGTGGCAATTATTAATGTTTTAATCATGGTGTCTTTTTCTATTTGGACAGGACGTAAAGTTTTTCAAGGATTACGTTTTTTTATTATTTGA
- a CDS encoding RuBisCO accumulation factor 1, which yields MTDLPLNAPNPDTSGNDNAQELLRKLRQKQGNWVEWGIAIATLQKSGYNPQEIFEATGFEPIQQNQVVVGAQVYNSIEKARASEAARSHYSTRGSDVLYELRLLSQEERAAAAELTFIHKLDVDGAREVAKAIKDYSWLRTLPEGFSADAGDAVAYQAWKLARQNSDLAERSRLIAKGLRFAQTDSARKQLEQLLVDFTVVPKRPAPLLPFYRFDSEDELPRILAVVGKLPLTPQDLQAVPLITASEPFQIVKFAGEQAWVPLPGWQALLNAEDPVVILADSDRLPNQAQAQNRREEVLVVIDRAQRQWDNSSYFVIDNNGNLDIQWLETEPDISILGKVIVIVRPKKILDEEVTKEPWLIDE from the coding sequence ATGACTGACTTACCACTCAATGCCCCAAACCCTGACACCTCTGGAAATGACAACGCCCAGGAGTTACTGCGTAAGCTCAGGCAAAAGCAAGGTAATTGGGTGGAATGGGGAATTGCGATCGCCACTCTGCAAAAGTCTGGCTATAATCCGCAAGAAATTTTTGAAGCCACCGGATTTGAGCCAATTCAACAAAATCAGGTAGTAGTTGGCGCTCAAGTTTACAATTCTATAGAAAAAGCCAGGGCATCAGAAGCCGCGAGATCGCACTACAGTACAAGAGGTAGTGATGTTTTATACGAATTACGCTTGCTCTCCCAAGAAGAACGAGCGGCGGCAGCGGAATTAACCTTTATACATAAACTTGATGTTGATGGGGCGAGAGAAGTAGCCAAGGCCATTAAAGATTATTCTTGGTTACGTACTTTACCCGAAGGATTTTCAGCTGATGCGGGAGATGCGGTGGCTTACCAAGCCTGGAAATTAGCCCGGCAAAATTCTGATTTGGCAGAGCGATCGCGTTTAATAGCTAAAGGCTTGCGTTTTGCTCAAACAGATTCTGCGAGGAAGCAACTAGAGCAACTGTTAGTGGATTTTACCGTTGTTCCCAAGCGTCCGGCTCCGTTGCTGCCATTTTACCGCTTTGACTCTGAAGATGAACTACCACGGATTTTAGCGGTGGTGGGGAAATTGCCCTTAACACCCCAAGATTTGCAAGCCGTACCTTTAATTACAGCTAGTGAACCATTCCAAATAGTCAAGTTTGCTGGCGAACAAGCATGGGTTCCTCTACCGGGTTGGCAAGCCTTGTTAAATGCTGAAGATCCAGTAGTGATATTAGCAGATAGCGATCGCCTGCCCAATCAGGCACAGGCACAAAACAGGCGAGAAGAAGTACTAGTAGTTATTGATCGCGCTCAAAGACAATGGGACAATTCCAGCTATTTTGTCATTGATAATAACGGTAATTTAGATATTCAATGGTTAGAAACTGAACCAGATATTTCCATTTTGGGCAAAGTAATTGTCATTGTGCGTCCAAAGAAAATTTTGGACGAAGAAGTGACTAAAGAGCCTTGGTTAATTGATGAATAA
- a CDS encoding response regulator, giving the protein MDNPTQELNTSRRQTATLERAKKLKILVVDDEPDNLDLLYRTFRRDFHVLKADSGINALEVLAAEGEVAVIISDQRMPEMKGTEFLSKTVPQFPDTVRIILTGFTDIEDLVEAINAGQVYKYITKPWDPGELKAVVQRAAETYDLLKQRTEELRRANAQMALLSVLVQVTQAADTLESMLKPIATAFSDSFATDGCILQLVQENQLAGVSGSHSRVGTTLNWLNKDPLVNEAIATSKVQVALNVAKEPKLAGVSHYQETGVQAHLVIPITYRNDMLGVLSLQWQQPCSLREDELNLINLSAQLVAIALTSSRCYQGTL; this is encoded by the coding sequence ATGGATAATCCCACGCAGGAATTAAATACAAGTCGTCGGCAAACAGCTACTTTAGAAAGAGCAAAAAAACTCAAAATATTAGTAGTGGATGATGAGCCAGATAATCTCGATTTACTGTATCGGACTTTTCGGCGCGACTTTCATGTTTTAAAAGCTGATAGCGGTATCAACGCCCTAGAAGTTTTGGCAGCAGAAGGCGAAGTGGCAGTCATTATCTCCGACCAAAGAATGCCGGAAATGAAGGGGACAGAGTTTCTGAGTAAAACTGTGCCGCAGTTTCCCGATACAGTCAGGATTATTCTGACGGGCTTTACTGATATTGAAGACTTGGTAGAAGCCATCAACGCTGGACAAGTCTATAAATATATCACCAAGCCTTGGGACCCTGGCGAACTGAAGGCGGTCGTCCAAAGAGCCGCAGAAACCTATGATTTGTTGAAGCAACGCACAGAAGAATTACGCCGCGCCAATGCTCAAATGGCGTTATTGTCTGTGTTAGTGCAAGTTACCCAAGCCGCAGATACTTTAGAATCCATGCTCAAACCCATTGCTACAGCCTTTAGTGATAGTTTTGCCACTGATGGCTGTATTTTGCAGTTAGTACAAGAAAATCAATTAGCTGGCGTTTCTGGCTCTCATAGCCGTGTTGGTACTACTCTCAACTGGCTAAATAAAGACCCCTTGGTAAACGAAGCGATCGCCACTAGCAAAGTCCAAGTCGCCTTAAATGTCGCTAAGGAACCTAAACTGGCTGGTGTATCCCACTATCAAGAAACTGGTGTGCAAGCACATTTAGTTATCCCAATTACCTACCGGAATGATATGTTAGGTGTGTTGTCACTCCAATGGCAACAACCTTGCTCTTTGCGAGAAGATGAACTGAACCTGATTAATTTATCAGCTCAATTAGTAGCGATCGCTCTCACTAGTAGTCGCTGCTATCAAGGAACTTTGTAG
- the ubiE gene encoding bifunctional demethylmenaquinone methyltransferase/2-methoxy-6-polyprenyl-1,4-benzoquinol methylase UbiE has translation MNQEIRAIFDSIAPVYDQLNNWLSLGQHRIWKEMAIKWSGAKPGDTCIDLCCGSGDLALCLARRVGNTGHVYGVDFSPNLLATAQERSQQQYPQPAITWVEADVLNLPFENNQFDAATMGYGLRNVTDIPQSLREIHRVLKPGAKAAILDFHRPNNPQLRAFQQWYLNSIVVPMAESLGLKEQYAYISPSLDRFPTGDVQMELARQAGFASVTHYPIVNGMMGVLVVGKSET, from the coding sequence ATGAATCAAGAAATTCGCGCCATTTTTGACAGTATTGCTCCCGTATATGACCAGCTAAATAATTGGTTGAGTTTGGGACAACACCGGATATGGAAAGAAATGGCGATTAAATGGAGTGGTGCTAAACCCGGAGACACTTGTATTGATTTGTGTTGTGGGAGTGGTGATTTAGCGTTGTGTTTAGCACGACGTGTAGGCAACACAGGACATGTCTATGGTGTGGATTTTTCCCCTAACCTACTCGCCACTGCTCAAGAACGCTCTCAACAACAATACCCCCAACCCGCCATCACTTGGGTAGAAGCAGATGTTCTCAATTTGCCTTTTGAGAATAACCAATTTGATGCGGCAACAATGGGTTATGGGTTAAGAAATGTTACAGATATTCCCCAAAGCCTGAGAGAAATTCACCGCGTTCTTAAGCCCGGTGCAAAAGCGGCAATTTTAGATTTTCATCGCCCAAACAACCCGCAATTAAGAGCGTTTCAACAATGGTACTTAAATTCTATAGTTGTACCAATGGCTGAAAGTTTGGGCTTAAAAGAACAGTATGCCTACATCAGTCCCAGCTTAGATCGTTTTCCCACAGGAGACGTGCAAATGGAATTAGCGCGGCAAGCTGGTTTTGCATCTGTTACACATTACCCCATTGTGAACGGTATGATGGGAGTGTTGGTAGTTGGTAAATCTGAGACTTGA
- a CDS encoding DUF445 domain-containing protein: MDWSHLWLYVSPPILGGVIGYFTNDIAIKMLFRPYRAIYIGGRRVPFTPGLIPRNQERLAKNISNTIMGSLLTPEELQNLARRLLQTERVQGAILWLLKLAIEQIKADKNQKSAKIVAGILRDLLGESLPRLLKVLARREDFLEAQINQIFDQVLLDLQLTDEQATRLADWLLQTVLPPDVLRQAIVDFLTDRTIQIIDESFREKTSGTYWVVANLFGLRNTLTRLRTFCLDEKEATNARLQELTQDLQVRDRLKKILQNLSLQNLPIGTVRQLRKTTRETVRQYIQSTGGDLLQGFTDSVNWENIATLLLNRLSASPVVNSSLEVVSLELALILERYLEKDLEAIVAQVIPILSIDQVIIDRVKSTSPADLEAAIEGIVKNELQAIVTLGGVLGFIVGLCQTAFLILSQQ; the protein is encoded by the coding sequence GTGGATTGGTCTCATCTTTGGCTTTATGTATCTCCCCCAATATTAGGTGGGGTAATTGGCTATTTCACAAACGATATAGCCATCAAAATGTTATTTCGTCCCTATCGCGCAATTTATATTGGTGGACGACGAGTGCCTTTTACTCCCGGTTTGATTCCTCGCAACCAGGAGCGTTTGGCGAAAAATATTTCTAATACAATCATGGGTTCGCTGCTCACGCCAGAAGAATTACAAAATCTGGCACGGCGCTTGTTGCAAACAGAACGAGTCCAAGGGGCAATTCTGTGGTTGCTAAAGTTAGCAATTGAACAAATTAAGGCGGATAAAAACCAGAAAAGTGCTAAAATAGTAGCCGGAATTTTGCGTGATTTGTTAGGCGAATCTTTACCACGCTTGTTAAAAGTTTTAGCAAGAAGAGAAGACTTTTTAGAGGCGCAAATCAATCAAATTTTTGATCAAGTCCTGCTAGATTTACAACTGACTGATGAACAGGCTACACGCCTAGCTGATTGGTTATTGCAGACAGTTTTACCTCCTGATGTGTTGCGTCAGGCAATAGTTGATTTTTTAACCGATCGCACAATTCAAATTATCGATGAAAGCTTTCGGGAAAAAACAAGCGGTACTTATTGGGTAGTAGCCAATTTGTTTGGCTTACGCAACACCCTTACCAGACTGAGAACTTTTTGTTTGGATGAAAAAGAAGCCACAAATGCGCGTTTGCAAGAATTAACTCAAGATTTGCAAGTGCGCGATCGCTTGAAAAAAATCCTGCAAAATTTATCATTACAAAACTTACCCATTGGGACAGTCAGACAGTTACGCAAAACCACCCGCGAAACAGTCCGCCAATATATTCAAAGTACTGGTGGTGACTTACTACAAGGATTCACCGATTCTGTAAATTGGGAAAATATCGCTACATTATTGCTGAATCGCTTGAGTGCTTCACCTGTGGTCAATTCTTCTTTAGAAGTGGTCAGCTTAGAATTAGCCTTGATTTTAGAACGTTATTTAGAAAAAGATTTAGAGGCTATTGTGGCGCAAGTCATTCCAATTTTGTCCATCGACCAAGTAATTATTGACCGTGTAAAGTCAACTTCTCCGGCTGATTTAGAAGCAGCAATCGAAGGAATTGTCAAAAATGAATTACAGGCGATCGTAACTTTAGGTGGTGTTTTAGGTTTTATTGTTGGGTTATGCCAAACAGCATTTTTAATCTTGAGTCAGCAGTAA
- a CDS encoding ADP-ribosylglycohydrolase family protein produces MVRDGILAVGYAIALSLTEKLDPQTLIAQIISFIGETPTSLPKKLLQVNDLLSKHAGLETAKAELNTKDKTSSAIALAFYCFLSTLEDFRLTVLRVNQLLPSPIIGAIAGALSGTYNSTAGIPTQWRVLHLSTDSSTGIMVNYPQMLELTDALLVVWSGVYNLSLHPKPLTLEGCVMLEKHKFVSVFAAPRVIRSR; encoded by the coding sequence GTGGTACGAGATGGAATATTGGCAGTAGGCTATGCGATCGCTTTATCTTTAACCGAAAAATTAGATCCGCAAACTCTCATAGCCCAAATTATTAGTTTTATTGGTGAAACACCAACATCATTACCAAAAAAATTATTACAAGTTAATGATTTGTTATCTAAACACGCTGGGTTAGAAACAGCTAAAGCAGAGTTAAATACTAAAGATAAAACTAGCAGTGCGATCGCATTGGCATTTTACTGCTTTCTCAGTACACTAGAAGACTTTCGTTTGACGGTTTTACGCGTAAATCAGCTGTTACCTTCCCCGATTATAGGTGCGATCGCAGGTGCTTTATCGGGAACTTACAATAGTACAGCCGGAATTCCTACACAGTGGCGAGTGCTGCATTTATCCACTGATAGTTCTACTGGGATAATGGTCAATTATCCACAAATGTTAGAATTAACCGATGCACTTTTAGTTGTTTGGTCAGGAGTATATAACCTGTCCCTACATCCCAAACCATTGACTTTAGAAGGATGTGTGATGTTGGAAAAACACAAGTTTGTTTCTGTCTTTGCAGCACCGCGCGTCATTCGCTCACGTTAA
- the aroQ gene encoding type II 3-dehydroquinate dehydratase, whose protein sequence is MQPLSILVLHGPNLNLLGQREPGIYGAVTLAEINRLLQEQAAKMQASVFAMQSNHEGALVDAIHEALGQHQGILINAGAYTHTSVALRDAIAAVNLPAIEVHLSNIYRREDFRHHSYIAPVVIGQISGFGAQSYFLGLQALVHHLRKDEG, encoded by the coding sequence GTGCAACCTTTAAGCATTTTGGTACTGCATGGGCCAAACCTAAATTTGCTGGGACAGCGAGAGCCGGGAATTTATGGTGCTGTAACTTTGGCTGAAATTAACCGTTTATTGCAAGAACAAGCGGCAAAGATGCAAGCAAGTGTGTTTGCCATGCAGTCTAATCATGAAGGAGCTTTGGTAGATGCGATTCATGAAGCTTTAGGTCAACACCAGGGAATTTTGATTAATGCTGGGGCGTATACACATACTAGTGTGGCACTACGGGATGCGATCGCAGCAGTCAATTTACCAGCAATTGAAGTACACCTCAGTAATATTTACCGTCGAGAAGATTTTCGCCATCATTCTTACATCGCGCCTGTAGTGATTGGTCAAATTAGCGGTTTTGGCGCACAAAGTTATTTTCTAGGCTTACAAGCTTTAGTGCATCATTTACGAAAGGATGAAGGATAA
- a CDS encoding DNA topoisomerase I, with product MARKLIEALLGPEAEPEPELIPIPVNERSRRR from the coding sequence ATGGCACGCAAGCTAATTGAAGCCCTGCTGGGGCCAGAAGCTGAACCGGAACCGGAACTGATTCCGATTCCAGTCAATGAACGTTCCCGTCGTCGTTAA